The Penaeus vannamei isolate JL-2024 chromosome 4, ASM4276789v1, whole genome shotgun sequence genome segment tcctcctcccattcctcctccccctcccattcctccccttccctcctccctcctcctccctccctttcctcctcctcctcctccgcgccccttcctcctccctcctcctcctccttcattccctcatcatcgcctcctccctcccctttccttcctccctcctcctcctcctctcttcctcccattcaccctccctcaccctccttcactccttcccatcccatcctcctccctccctcctccctccctccttcctcctcccctcccattcctcctctcctctcctcctccccctctcctcctcctcctcctcctcggccgtgGATGTACTTGTCCGCTCGCTCGCCTCACGTTGTTATTTTATTTGCGTCGGCGAAGGCTATTAAGAACGGCGCCCCAGACACCTTTGGTCAGGCTCGGTAGCGCGTTTAATCCTTccgctgtttctctcccttctcctctttctctctcttttttcttgttcttctttctctttcttcgtctctttttttcttcttgtctcttgtttttttcttctgtttttctcttcctccttttttttttttctttctttttttcgtctctttttttcacttccttcgtcttgctcttctctctttatcttctgtttcttttcctccttttttttattcttctttttttgtcttttttttctctgtcttgctctttctctttttttttcctttctctgtttctctcgtctcttcctcttttttcttctcttcttccttccctctccttcttcttctttccatttctcccactctatgttctcctcctcctcctcttcttcttttcttcttcttcttcttcttctactacttcttcttttcttcatcgtcttccacttcttctttttttcttcttattattattattcctcctcctccttctcctcctcctcctccttattattattattattattattattattattataaatattattattcctcctcattctcctcctctgctcctcctcagTTCCCATATAAGGAAGACGATGCCTCCTACGATCTCTATCACCACTCAGCCtctgaagggaggaaggagggagagaaggagggaggtgatggaagaaggaaggaaggagggaaggatggaaagaggaagaagagggtggaagaacAAGTCTAGGAAAAGCACCGACCATGAGGGTTTGTCTCCTTATCCCACCGTCAGCTAGTCTCTCGTAGTCTCAGATAGTCGTTGCTAGTGTCTGGTAGTCTCTGGTAGTCGTTGCTAGTCTCTGGTAGTCCCTGGTAGTCGTTGCTAGTCTCTGGTAGTCCCTGGTAGTCGTTGCTAGTCTCTCATAGTCCCTGGTAGTCGTTGCTAGTCTCTCATAGTCCCTGGTAGTCGTTGCTAGTCTCTGGTAGTCCCTGGTAGTCGTTGCTAGTCTCTGGTAGTCCCTGGTAGCCGTTGCTAGTCTCTCATATTCCCTGGTAGCCGTTGCTAGTCTCTCATAGTCCCTGGTAGTCGTTGCTAGTCTCTGGTAGTCCCTGGTAGTCGTTGCTAGTCTCTGGTAGTCCCTGGTAGTCGTTGCTAGTCTCTGGTAGTCCCTGGTAGCCGTTGCTAGTCTCTCGTAGTCTCAGATAGTCGTTGCTAGTCTCTAGTAGTCTCAGATAGTCGTTGCTAGTCTCTGGTAGTCCCTGGTAGTCGTTGCTAGTCTCTCATAGTCCCTGGTAGTCGTTGCTAGTCTCTGGTAGTCCCTGGTAGTCGTTGCTAGTCTCTGGTAGTCCCTGGTAGTCGTTGCTAGTCTCTGGTAGTCCCTGGTAGCCGTTGCTAGTCTCTCGTAGTCTCAGATAGTCGTTGCTAGTCTCTAGTAGTCTCAGATAGTCGTTGCTAGTCTCTGGTAGTCCCTGGTAGTCGTTGCTAGTCTCTGGTAGTCCCTGGTAGTCGTTGCTAGTCTCTGGTAGTCCCTGGTAGTCGTTGCTAGTCTCTGGTAGTCCCTGGTAGTCGTTGCTAGTCTCTGGTAGTCCCTGGTAGTCGTTGCTAGTCTCTGGTAGTCCCTGGTAGCCGTTGCTAGTCTCTCGTAGTCTCAGATAGTCGTTGCTAGTCTCTGGTAGTCCCTGGTAGTCGTTGCTAGTCTCTGGTAGTCCCTGGTAGTCGTTGCTAGTCTCTCATAGTCCCTGGTAGTCGTTGCTAGTCTCTCGTAGTCTCAGATAGTCTTTGCTAGTCTCTGGTAGTCCCTTGTAGTCGTTGCTAGTCTCTGGTAGTCCCTGGTAGTCGTTGCTAGTCTCTCATAGTCCCTGACAGCCGTTGCTAGTCTCTCGTAGTCTCAGATAGTCGTTGCTAGTCACTGGCAATACCCTAATAGTCATTACTTAAAGATCAGTCCTTTGCCTGCGGTGTAGTTGTCTAATAGTCCCTGCTAGTCTCTGGTACCTCCCTGGTATTTCATGGTAATACCGGTAGTCCATAGAAGGCCTCTGGTAGTCTCCTGTAGTCCTTTATAGTCCCTAGTGATAAAGCAATCTCTCGCAGTCCGTTTGCTAGTCCCATTGGTGAGCCCAAATAGTCCTTCCGCAATCCTTCCTTGGTAATAGGCCTTTTGTAGTCCTCAGTAGTCCCTGTGGTAGTCCTTCGTAGACATTTAGCAGGTCCGAGTAGTCCTTTCCCCAATTCTTAGtagtcctactcctcctcctccttccttcgtttccccAATTCTTagtagtcctcctcctcctcctcctccttccttcctttccccaatTCTTAGTAGTCCATTGGTCGTCCCTCGTAGCCTTATGTTAGGCCAGtagtcccctcctcttcctggccCTCGTAGTCCTTTCGTAAGTCCTTTGGTAGTCCCTCGTAGAATTTTGATAGGCCCAAGTAGTTCTTTCCCCAATTTTTAGATGTCTTTTGATAGTCGTTTCCCAATCTTTAGGAGTCCTTTGCTAGTCCTTTCCCAATTTTTAGAACTTCCTTGGTAGTCTTTTCCCCAATTTTTAGTAGCCACTTCGTTAGTCCTTTCCCAATTCTTAGTAGTCCTTTTGGTAGTTCCTCGTAGCCCTTTGCTAGGCCGGGtagtcccccctcctccaccccaccaccccccacctctccctgcccttcccctcacctctctccccccttcctccctcccccacctctccccctccccatcccccgcccactccccctggccctccgccacccccacctctccccctcccctcaccccacctctacccccctatccctcccctcacccctccccatggccctccctcacccccccgcccccacctcacccctcaccccacctctccccctccctcatccctcacttgccctctccccctcccccaccccatcccccctccccctcccccctccacccttcgccccatcccccatcccccaccccctccccctggccctcctcccccacccctcacccctcaccctcacccctcccgcaCCCCGGCGAGGACGAGGCCGCGCTCTGTCTTATAAGGGCGCGGCGACGCAGGAGGTCCCTCGACACACAAAATTTCTCGTGGAATTTGCATATATTACTTCCAGGTTCTCGGTGTGATTCTGTCGTCTTGGTGgaccttattcttcttttttttctctttctctttttttttcctcttatttctctatctcctttttctttatcttcttcctcttctttcttctccccctcctcttacttctcctcagcttccttctcctctcctctccctttccttaacttccttcttctcctcctcttcctccttctcaccgtcctcttctttctactctttcttctcctcctcctcctcctcctcctcctcctattctctcttcttccccctcctcctccacctctacatcCATCTCCTCTCacgcctcctactcctcctccttccttccttccccctcccttcctcactcccccttccttcttcctccttcctccctacccattcccccttccttccttctctttcttctccccatcctcccccttcctccctcttccttcccccttccttcctcctcccccatcctccttcctcctcttcctcccccctccttccccctccctcccctcttccttctctttcttccctccctcctcctccttcctcctccctccctccttcccctccccatccccctcctccccctctcccctcccaacctcaAACCTCTCTCTTGGATCCCAAGGAAGCGAAGCCAACCTCACGCTGATCGCTGCAGTCGGCTTCCCTTTGGCATCGGCCGCACACCTTCGCTCATGAATTTAGATCAGACCTCACACTATCTACTGACACCTCAAGGTTTTTCTTTCCGCGCGCGCAGACTCTGTGTACTCCTCGCTCGGCCGGGAGCACGTACGTACATACGGACggactgtctgtttgtttgtttgtttgtttgtctggctctgttttttttctatgtttctgtctattattattattattttttgtctatttcttttcttttctttctttctttctctttctctgtctgactctttgtctatgtctgtctctgtctctgtctgtctctgtctctctctctctctctctctctctctctctctctctctctctctctctctctctctctctctgtctctctgtctctctgtctctctgtctctctgtctctctgtctctctctctctctctctttctctctctattttctctctatttctctttctctttcctctctctctctctctctctctctctctctctctctctctctctctctctctctctctctctctctctctctctctctctctctctctctttctctttatctttctctttctctttctctttctctttctctctctctttctctctctctctctctctctctctctctctctctctctctctctctctctctctctctctctctctctctctctctctctctctctctctctctctctctatctctctctctatctatctatctatatctatctatctatctatctctatctatctatctcttttggtCAAGGGCGtactggtaggtaggtagggtagtagggagggaaggaagaagagatgaaaatagggaggtaaggaagaagagaggaagggagggagagagggaagaagaggagatagaaggaggaaggaagaaggtaagtAAACAAGCAGGTGaataggtagacaggcaggcaggcaagaaggcagtcatctacacacacacacacacacacacacacacacacacacacacacacacacacacacacacacacacacacacacacacacacacacacacacacacacacaaacacaaacacccacactcgcacacacacacacacacacacacacacacacacacacacacacacacacacacacacacacacacacacacacacacacacacacacacgcacacacacacacgcacacacacacacacacgcacacacacacacacacacacacacacacacacacacacacacacacacacacacacacacacacacacacacacacacacacacacacgcagttagGGTCTGAAGTACGGTTCATCTGCGGATGGTGTTCAGTTTTATGCACGTGTCTCTGTATGGAAACaacatctctttctttgtctttatgtctACTTGTCATGGTATCTTTAGGCTCATCTGGTcacctgtatctctctatctatctgtctattcatttatgtttgtttttcttttttttcgttattctttttctttctcctcctgtcctctcctctctctctctgtctttgtctctgtctgtctgcctgtttgtctgtctgtctgtctttctcttaatctctctctctctctctctctctctctctctctctctctctctctctctctctctctctctctctctctctctctctctctttctctctctctctttgtgtgtgtgtgtgtgcgttcttctcctcctcttcctccttcatctttctttctttctttctttctccttttcttttcgctcctccgtaaccccccccccctttcaaacgTAACCCATTATGGCGTCACTCGGGTTCTCAAAGAGTTTATCGCGGCCCTGAATTTCACGGGTCAGGACATTACATCTGCTGTATCGCTCCTGTGCACTTTGGCAGACACAGATGCACTCACATGTGTACATTTAACTATACCACATATACACAGGGACGCGTAAGATATAccatactcacagacacagacatgcacatacgcgTAAGATGTAAGATATAccatactcacagacacagacatgcacatacgcgTAAGATGTAAGATATAccatactcacagacacagacatgcacatacgcgTAAGATGTAAGATATAccatactcacagacacagacatgcacatacgcgTAAGATGTAAGATATAccatactcacagacacagacatgcacatacgcgTAAGATATAtgttcacagacacagacatacacatgcacgaacGTATTaaacgcacgcatgtacacacgcaggcaaacaaacaaacacacgacaaCATACACACGAAACGACAAAAGAAAACCCTCgcgtcaaacacacaaacacacccgcacgcaaacccacacaaagacaaacacgaacccgaaacaaaaaaacaaaaacaacaaaaaaagagagagagaaaaaaaaaaacaaaaaaaacaggtgaatgtaaacaaagaaaaaggcaaaaccaTAAACCCGCCCTATGTATATGCAACTCGCAGACCAATAAAACACAGCAACATCTACAGGGACACTAGAGGCTATAGAAATCTCCGGGCAAATGTTGCAGATCAACATTGCAGATAAGTCTCCCCCCGAAAGAGCTCTCCTTGTACGCCCATCTCGCCGCCGCCCGTAGAAGGAGCCGCCCGTAGAAGCTGCCAGCACGCCCGTAACTGTCGGCTCCCCCCGCCCATTGGCTTCGGTGGGCGCGCTCTCTGCAGGCCCTTATTTAGGGGCGGAGGGCAGCGCAGCGTCGCGTAGATCACCTGCCATCGCCGTCGCCGCGGGCCCTGACAACGCGCGCTGACAACACACGCTGACAACGCCGCCGCACTCGGGGCTGACAACGGCGTCGCTTCCGAGATGGGTCAGATTGCCCCCAAAACGCCTCCTGCGCCGACAACCATCTCTGAAACGCCGCTTCCAACAGGACTGCCAACATTCCCTTATCTCTGAGACTGCCAACATGTTTCCCGTCTCCGTGTCGACCTCCTGCACCGCCACCTCCTGGACTGACAACATCGCAGACCGTGGGATTGACAACACGCCTGCCAACCTCCCTGCCACCACACCACCCAACCTGCCTGCACGTCCGATAAGGCAGCGGTCAacccttttctttttaatcttgtgtttttattatcttgaacttgctctctctctctctctctctctctctctctctctctctctctctctctctctctctctctctctttctttctttctttctttctttctccttttctctctctctctctctctctctctttctctctctctctctctctctctctctctctctctctctctgtctctctctctctctctctctgcctctctgcgtGTCGAGCTAGTATTAGTCAAACTATCttttacaataatcataaaatactgCATCTGTGTACATATTCATCCGTGAAGATGTATAGATGACTAGTCCAGAAAGTTAcataataatgctgatagaaAAATACATACGCAATCGCCTAATGTATTTTATacaatatgtgtgaatataagtTCTTTCAATTGATTGATTAATATCTGTGAATggcaaaagtatacacacacacacagcttaaagaatatctatctatccatattacatattatttttttcattgttttttgacACAGGCACTCGCTCACCTCACATGCAACTCGCCCCTTTCCCAATTTATCGAGTATTTAATCAAATAATCgcgtatgtatctttatatcaatatcattatgcaaGCGTAGCCGTTATCATCTAAATATACAGGAACTTTTGATATCAAATTAAAGGACAGATTAAGTAATGTATAggttggaaggaaagaagggaggagggaaggaaagagagagagggagaaagagaaagagaagagggaagaaacaatgagagacacagagacatagagaaagagagcgaaacagtaaaatagagagcgaaagaaataaacaaattaatgaataagGGGAAAGGATACAAAACACTAATACTAATGACTTTGAGGATAattaaacaaaagaataagacgCCCAGATATCGAGCCAAAAAGACGGGACAACGCCAAGGCCGCGCGGGTGAAtgcaccttcttctcctcctcctccttcttcttcttcttccttcgccttcttcttttccttcttcttctcctcctcctcctccttcttcttcttccttcgccttcttcttccttcgccttcttcttcttttccttcttcttctcttcctccttctactccttcttcttcttctccttcgtattcttcttattatttttccttcgccttcttcttcttctgcttcttctttttcttcttcttcttcttccttcgcctacttctcctcttccacctccttcttcttctcttcctcctccttattctattttctctccttccttctgccctcttcttctcctgctccttcttcctctccctcccccccctctccttcttcttctccctcccctcctcctcctcccttctctactcttcctcccttcttcttcttccttctacccctcctccttctccttcttctcctcctgctcctcctccttatcctctttttctcccttcttcccttcgtcctctttcttctcctgctccttcttcttctcctcctccccctcctccttcttctcttcctcctccttctccctacttcttcctcctccttcttcttcttctctccctcctccttctccttcttctcactcctccttgtatcctcttttttctccttcttccttctcgtcctcttcttctcctgctccttcttcttctcctcctcctccttcttcttcttcctcttcttctccctcctcatccctcctccttcttcttcttcttctcttcctcctccttcctttttcttcccttcaggctgttttcttctcctccctcctcattttccttcttcttcttctatttcttccttcacctttattcttcttctatttgctgttgttgctgtttttctcccccctcttcctccctctttttctacttctttttttcatcttcttccttcttctctttttccatttcttatcctttttctcctcctcccttcttcttttcctctctcttcttttcctcctccttcttcttcttcttcttcttcttcttcttcttcttcttcttctcctcctcctcctccctcctcctcctcctcctcctccctcctcctcctcctcctcctccctcctcctcctcctcctcttcctcctcctcctcctcttcccttcgtccctctttaCTTtcatctcgtcctcctctcttcatcttcctcttcctcttcctccctcctactttccttttccccttttctctttcctcctctctctaataaatatgcacacacacacacacacacacacacacacacacacacacacacacacacacacacacacacacacacacacacacacacacacacacacacacacacacacacacacacacacaaacacgcacacacaaacacgcacaaatatatatatatatatatatatatatatatatatatatatatatatatatatatatatatatatatatgtatatatatgtatatatatatatatatatatatatatatatatatatatgtgtgtgtgtgtgtgtgtgatatattgtaatattaataatattaataatatattcaatatatatatatatatatatatatatgtatgcatgcatacatatatatatatatatatatatatatatatatatatatatatatatatatatatatatatatatatatgcacacacacacacacacacacacacacacacacacacacacacacacacacacacacacacacacacacacacacacacacacacacacacacacacacacacacacatacacacacacacacacacacacacaaacacacacacacacacaaacacgcacacacaaacacgcacaaatatatatatatatatatatatatatgtatatacatatgtacatatatatatatatatatatatatatatatatatatatatatgtgtgtgtgtgtgtgtgtgtgtgtgtgtgtgtgtgtgtgtgcatacatatatatacatatatgtatgtatataaatatacatatatatatatatatatatatatatatataaaatgtatatatatatatatatatatatatatttatatatatatatatatatatatatatatatatatatatatatgtatgtatatatatatatgaatatatatatatatgtatatatatatacatatatatatatatatatatatatatatataaacacatacacacacacacacacacacacacatatatatagacatttctatacctatatttatctatatctatctatatatacatatctatctatacatatatatatatatatatatatatatatatatatatatatatatatatatatatatatatatatatatgtgtgtgtgtgtgtgtgtgtgtgtgtgtgtgtgaagtatatgtagtgtgtgtgtgtgtgtgtgtgtgtgtatgtgtatatgtgtgtgtgtgtctgtgtgtgtttgtgtgtgtgtggagtttgattattgtgtgtacatatatatatatatatatatatatatatatatatatatatatatatatatatatatatataaaatatatgtatatatataaatatatatatatatatatatatacatatatatacatatatatctgtgtgtgtgtgtgtgtatgtatatataatgtttgtgtatgtgcgtggttgtttgtgtgtgtgtatatatatgtgtgtgtgtgtgtgtgtgtgtgtgtgtgtgtgtgtgtgcgtgtgtgtgtgtgtgtgtgtgcatatgtatatacatatatatatacatatatatatatatatatatatatatatatatatatatatatatatatacatatatatacatatatatatatatatatatatatatatatatatatatatatatatatgtatgtatgtatatatttatatatatatatgtatatatatattgtatatatatacatatatatatatatatatatatatatatatatatatatatatatatatatatatgatttaatttgggattgaaagagagagggatggagagagagagagagagaggagagagagagagagagagagagagagagagagagagagaggagagagaggaggagggagagaaaggatatatatatatatatatatatatatatatatatatatatatatatatatatatatatatatatatatatatatagagagagagagagagagagagagagagagagagagagagagagagagagagagagagagaagacttgaaagataaagcgagataaaaacagcgagagagagagagaacgatagaaagagagggagggagatagagtgagtgactgagacaGACCGACAGCGTGTACATACTCATGTGCGCATGCATGTGTCTGCATAGGTGCGGCCGTGCATACTTATGCGTGTTCATATTTTAGCGTTCGGGAGTATGCTGTGATTGCCGCATGCCTGAGATCCGCATTTATTAGACGGAAAAGAAGCCCTTGATTCTCAAATTGCACATTGCAAATTGCTAAATATCAGATTACATTAGTCTACCTAATATAAATGAACTTGAGGCAGAGAATGttgcagaaaaaatatatttatatttgaagaATAAACAGATTTGATAGCATCATTTGCAGGCTGgacattataatgtttataattgggtttacatttattttgtttttagaatgagagaaggagtgaCAGGAAAATAAACAAGGGGAAGATGAAGACATAAAAACTTCAGAATAAAAGACATTTACAGGTATCAGAAATCTTAATTGATAGCTGAAAATTAACGAGGACAAATACAGGATGTTCTTGTATTGTCCAAATGAATATgtttaaaagaatgataatgaggataataataatgatattagttacagttatactaataatgatgatgatgagaataattattatacagattatgataatgctaatgataataataacaatgacaagtataacaaaattataatggtaataataataataaaaacaataataattatcatgattacgaaagtaatgattatgataatgaaaatgataatgataacgttaataatgacaataatggtgatataagtaacatacttataatga includes the following:
- the LOC138861642 gene encoding protein SON-like, producing MGLANGLREIALSLGTIKDYRRLPEAFYGLPGLPETSNDYKGLPETSKDYLRLRETKTSNDYQGLPETSNDYLRLRETSNGYQGLPETSNDYQGLPETSNDYQGLPETSNDYQGLPETSNDYQGLPETSNDYQGLPETSNDYLRLLETSNDYLRLRETSNGYQGLPETSNDYQGLPETSNDYQGLPETNYERLATATRDYQRLATTTRDYQRLATTTRDYQRLATTTRDYERLATATREYERLATATRDYQRLATTTRDYQRLATTTRDYERLATTTRDYERLATTTRDYQRLATTTRDYQRLATTTRDYQTLATTI